A single Actinomadura algeriensis DNA region contains:
- a CDS encoding aminoacyl-tRNA deacylase — protein MMDALAIHRALLAWETVHEIVRLPIAISGADELPRALGLPAGRCLATRVHSCDGHRGTGRFLTGTIVPAGDRPPAEAVRRAVGARHARPARPDVINAATEYAADLVCPLLLPDTMRLLIDRRLVDALPPDDVVYTPTGEASTALGIRARSLYELCGARPADLFGAGLRAEHVRQEVPAGSVRHIGQQGEPNTPGPRHPVG, from the coding sequence ATGATGGACGCTCTCGCCATCCACCGCGCGCTGCTCGCATGGGAGACCGTGCACGAGATCGTACGACTGCCCATCGCGATCAGCGGCGCCGACGAGCTGCCGCGCGCGCTGGGCCTGCCCGCGGGGCGCTGCCTGGCGACCCGCGTCCACAGCTGCGACGGGCACCGCGGCACCGGCCGGTTCCTCACCGGGACGATCGTCCCCGCCGGGGACCGGCCGCCCGCCGAGGCCGTCCGCCGCGCGGTCGGCGCACGGCACGCGCGTCCCGCCCGTCCGGACGTCATCAACGCCGCCACCGAGTACGCCGCCGACCTCGTCTGCCCGCTGCTGCTGCCCGACACCATGCGACTGCTGATCGACCGCCGCCTGGTCGACGCGCTGCCGCCCGACGACGTCGTCTACACGCCGACCGGGGAGGCGTCCACGGCACTCGGCATCCGGGCCCGCTCCCTGTACGAGCTGTGCGGCGCGCGGCCCGCCGATCTGTTCGGCGCCGGGCTGCGCGCCGAACACGTGCGGCAGGAGGTGCCCGCCGGGTCCGTCCGGCACATCGGGCAGCAGGGCGAACCGAACACGCCCGGGCCGCGCCACCCCGTCGGTTGA
- a CDS encoding ABC transporter substrate-binding protein produces the protein MARAVVKAAAGVAVLAAGLTGCVGGGGEGAAADEPVRDGGTLRVVGSSDVEHLDPASVASVGAYGLVRTFARTLFGTRASNGFAATVPVRPDVAERIPTRKNGDVSDDRETYTVRLREDVRWNTEPPRPVTAHDFVRGFERLCNPAAPSIGRGYYVSTLVGMQTFCDGFLRVDPRSPAAMAAYQHEHEIEGVRAKDDRTLVFELEEPASDFLHLLALPFTAAAPQEYDRYIPDGPDFRRHTISNGPYQIVEYRPGISYVLARNPAWRAQSDPLRERHVDRIRVTLGQDSAEAVQQQIEQGTADLAWDQPVPTSAVPRLRDDPRFAIMEAPSSSPYLVFNLLSPNNGGALGKADVRRALQYAIDKSTLVKLVGGPAVASPLHTVIPPGNSGHAPVNHYPTPDDSGDPAKCRALLARAGHPNLTLKFPYRTNSLHKLLAESIAENLASCGVTAELMPDAVGSFYGGTITTPARARAGQWDIAAPGWTPDWYGNNGRSIIQPLFDGRTYGDGSTNYGGYNNPRVNELIDAALTASGPEEAAECWRQADVLIMRDAAIVPLLSRSHTIFRSSRVRNAHFLPTASGYDYTRIWLAEDD, from the coding sequence ATGGCACGTGCGGTGGTCAAGGCGGCGGCGGGCGTCGCCGTGCTCGCGGCCGGGCTGACCGGCTGTGTCGGTGGCGGCGGCGAGGGCGCGGCCGCGGACGAACCGGTCCGCGACGGCGGCACGCTCCGGGTCGTGGGCTCGTCGGACGTCGAGCACCTCGACCCCGCGTCGGTGGCGAGCGTCGGCGCGTACGGGCTGGTCCGGACGTTCGCGCGGACGCTGTTCGGGACGCGGGCGTCGAACGGGTTCGCCGCGACCGTCCCGGTGCGCCCGGACGTCGCGGAGCGGATCCCCACCCGGAAGAACGGCGACGTCAGCGACGATCGCGAGACGTACACGGTGCGGTTGCGCGAGGACGTCCGGTGGAACACCGAACCGCCGCGCCCGGTGACGGCGCACGACTTCGTCCGCGGGTTCGAGCGGCTGTGCAATCCGGCGGCGCCGTCGATCGGCCGGGGCTACTACGTGTCCACGCTCGTCGGGATGCAGACGTTCTGTGACGGTTTCCTTAGAGTCGACCCGAGAAGTCCCGCGGCGATGGCCGCGTACCAGCACGAGCACGAGATCGAGGGCGTCCGGGCGAAGGACGACCGCACCCTCGTGTTCGAGCTCGAGGAGCCGGCGAGCGACTTCCTGCACCTGCTGGCGCTGCCGTTCACCGCCGCGGCCCCGCAGGAGTACGACCGCTACATCCCGGACGGCCCGGATTTCCGGCGGCACACGATCTCGAACGGGCCGTACCAGATCGTCGAGTACCGGCCGGGGATCTCCTACGTGCTCGCCCGCAACCCGGCGTGGCGGGCGCAGAGCGACCCGCTGCGCGAACGGCACGTCGACCGGATCCGCGTGACGCTCGGCCAGGACTCGGCCGAGGCGGTCCAGCAGCAGATCGAGCAGGGCACCGCCGACCTCGCGTGGGACCAGCCGGTGCCGACGTCCGCCGTCCCCCGGCTGCGCGACGACCCCCGCTTCGCGATCATGGAGGCGCCGAGCAGCAGCCCCTACCTGGTGTTCAACCTGCTGAGCCCGAACAACGGCGGCGCGCTGGGGAAGGCGGACGTCCGCCGGGCGCTGCAGTACGCGATCGACAAGAGCACGCTCGTCAAGCTCGTCGGCGGGCCCGCGGTGGCCTCGCCGCTGCACACGGTGATCCCGCCGGGCAACTCGGGGCACGCCCCCGTGAACCACTACCCGACCCCGGACGATTCGGGCGACCCGGCCAAGTGCCGCGCGCTGCTCGCCCGCGCGGGCCACCCGAACCTCACGCTGAAGTTCCCGTACCGCACCAACAGCCTGCACAAGCTGCTCGCCGAGTCGATCGCCGAGAACCTCGCGTCCTGCGGCGTCACGGCCGAGCTGATGCCCGACGCCGTCGGCTCCTTCTACGGCGGCACCATCACCACGCCCGCCCGCGCCCGCGCGGGCCAGTGGGACATCGCGGCGCCCGGCTGGACGCCCGACTGGTACGGCAACAACGGCCGTTCGATCATCCAGCCGCTGTTCGACGGCCGCACCTACGGGGACGGCTCGACGAACTACGGCGGCTACAACAACCCGCGCGTGAACGAACTGATCGACGCCGCGCTGACCGCGTCCGGCCCGGAGGAGGCCGCCGAGTGCTGGCGGCAGGCCGACGTCCTCATCATGCGGGACGCCGCGATCGTCCCGCTGCTGAGCCGCAGCCACACGATCTTCCGCTCGTCCCGGGTCCGCAACGCGCACTTCCTCCCCACGGCCTCCGGCTACGACTACACACGCATCTGGCTGGCGGAAGACGACTGA
- a CDS encoding DUF6049 family protein translates to MRTLKRAVALTALLPSLLWAANPALAGAHRAAQSPVTAPQANPLQPGTRAQVGIALKEIGPKTVRADSKIELTGLIRNRTDAALDGVSVRLRFSNQPVNSRSMLEQYSETPAYRLPYYGPVQKLKSAAEPGVKYEWRIETTAKALRLAHVGTPGVYPVGVEVLNAAGAPVGGLTTFLTYMPDSTNFKPVSISWVWPLADDQHRTTDETFIDDDLSADLAPDGRLTRLVNAAKATDTPITWSIDPALLDDVRRMAAGEYTVREPGSDKSERKPQSQAAAAWLESLATASRDDSYFTLPYADPDLLALVRHKMPRSVEAAFAPENSAIATEVLGRAPDARVAWPAGGAVGHDTADWLAEHVLGTGGAFLLSSRHFQQPPQGTPNATTTFKTSHGTKPTLVYDETINDIVSDSGDTIGSSLLAEQRFLAETAMIAAEAPAVQRTVVVAPDRRWNPVAGLAERLLEYTGGADWLKEVRLSDIEKARPQSRTWRNYPDHYEKYELGESYLKRVWAIARRAESFHSVMVEPYNLSYEKAMLRIVSSAWRADSKDAKAARVALSDQLADDMGLVRVVTTENKRINMTGSTGTLPVTIENTLPDQAVRVRLLTTSENTAKLQLGALDPEQQLIELQPGERVTKWIPAQAYGNGIFRMNLQLVHPGTGRPFGDGETVTVRATGYGQIALLITGGGLAVLFVGVGVRAIRARRRRKAEAAGDGSTGMGPGATGGPGDGFPGPGFAGPGLPDPELSGAAPWDGAGAEPDAAVPGTGPSPAEPSAAPSAEPAAPEPGISRSGATRADPGPGGPVR, encoded by the coding sequence GTGAGAACGCTCAAACGCGCGGTCGCGCTGACCGCTCTGCTGCCCTCTCTCCTGTGGGCGGCCAACCCCGCCCTGGCCGGTGCGCACCGGGCGGCGCAGTCGCCGGTGACGGCGCCGCAGGCGAATCCGCTGCAGCCGGGCACGCGCGCGCAGGTCGGCATCGCCCTGAAGGAGATCGGACCCAAGACCGTCCGGGCCGACTCCAAGATCGAGCTCACGGGCCTGATCCGGAACCGGACGGACGCCGCGCTCGACGGCGTCAGCGTGCGGCTGCGCTTCAGCAACCAGCCGGTGAACAGCCGCAGCATGCTGGAGCAGTACAGCGAGACGCCCGCCTACCGGCTCCCCTACTACGGCCCGGTTCAGAAACTGAAATCGGCGGCCGAACCCGGCGTCAAGTACGAGTGGCGGATCGAGACGACCGCGAAGGCACTGCGCCTCGCGCACGTCGGCACCCCCGGCGTCTACCCGGTGGGCGTCGAGGTGCTGAACGCGGCCGGGGCGCCCGTCGGCGGCCTCACCACCTTCCTCACCTACATGCCGGACTCCACGAACTTCAAGCCCGTCTCGATCAGCTGGGTGTGGCCGCTGGCCGACGACCAGCACCGCACCACCGACGAGACGTTCATCGACGACGACCTCAGCGCGGACCTCGCCCCGGACGGACGGCTGACGCGGCTCGTCAACGCCGCCAAGGCGACCGACACGCCGATCACCTGGTCGATCGACCCCGCGCTCCTCGACGACGTGCGGCGGATGGCGGCCGGCGAGTACACGGTGCGCGAGCCGGGCTCGGACAAGAGCGAGCGGAAGCCGCAGAGCCAGGCGGCCGCGGCGTGGCTGGAGTCGCTGGCCACCGCGTCCAGGGACGACTCGTACTTCACGCTCCCCTACGCCGACCCCGACCTGCTGGCGCTCGTCCGCCACAAGATGCCGCGCAGCGTCGAGGCCGCGTTCGCGCCGGAGAACAGCGCGATCGCCACCGAGGTCCTCGGCCGGGCCCCGGACGCGCGCGTCGCGTGGCCGGCCGGCGGCGCGGTCGGGCACGACACGGCCGACTGGCTGGCCGAGCACGTCCTCGGCACCGGCGGCGCGTTCCTGCTCAGCAGCCGGCACTTCCAGCAGCCGCCGCAGGGGACCCCGAACGCCACCACCACCTTCAAGACGAGCCACGGCACGAAGCCGACTCTCGTGTACGACGAGACGATCAACGACATCGTCAGCGACAGCGGCGACACCATCGGCTCGTCGCTGCTCGCCGAGCAGCGGTTCCTCGCCGAGACCGCGATGATCGCCGCCGAGGCCCCGGCCGTGCAGCGGACCGTCGTGGTCGCGCCCGACCGGCGCTGGAACCCGGTCGCCGGGCTCGCCGAACGTCTCCTGGAGTACACCGGCGGCGCCGACTGGCTGAAGGAGGTCCGGCTCAGCGACATCGAGAAGGCCCGACCGCAGTCGCGAACCTGGCGGAACTACCCGGATCACTACGAGAAGTACGAACTCGGGGAGAGCTACCTCAAGCGGGTGTGGGCCATCGCACGCCGCGCCGAGTCGTTCCACTCGGTGATGGTCGAGCCGTACAACCTGTCGTACGAGAAGGCCATGCTGCGGATCGTGTCGTCGGCGTGGCGGGCCGACTCCAAGGACGCCAAGGCGGCCCGCGTCGCGCTGTCGGATCAACTCGCCGACGACATGGGCCTGGTGCGCGTCGTCACGACGGAGAACAAGCGGATCAACATGACGGGCAGCACCGGGACGCTGCCCGTGACGATCGAGAACACGCTGCCCGACCAGGCGGTCCGGGTACGGCTCCTGACCACCTCGGAGAACACCGCCAAACTGCAGCTGGGCGCGCTCGACCCCGAGCAGCAGCTCATCGAACTGCAGCCGGGGGAGCGGGTCACGAAGTGGATCCCCGCCCAGGCGTACGGCAACGGAATCTTCCGGATGAACCTGCAGCTGGTCCACCCGGGCACCGGCCGTCCGTTCGGCGACGGCGAGACCGTGACCGTCCGCGCCACCGGATACGGGCAGATCGCACTGCTCATCACCGGCGGCGGACTTGCCGTACTCTTCGTGGGCGTCGGAGTGCGGGCCATCAGAGCAAGGCGCCGCCGGAAAGCGGAGGCAGCCGGTGACGGGTCGACCGGAATGGGACCAGGAGCGACCGGAGGACCGGGGGACGGATTCCCCGGACCCGGGTTCGCCGGGCCCGGCCTACCCGACCCCGAACTCTCAGGGGCCGCCCCCTGGGACGGGGCAGGGGCCGAGCCCGACGCCGCCGTACCCGGCACAGGGCCGTCCCCCGCAGAACCCTCCGCAGCCCCCTCCGCGGAACCCGCCGCACCCGAACCAGGGATATCCCGGTCAGGCGCCACCCGCGCAGACCCCGGGCCGGGCGGGCCCGTCCGCTGA
- a CDS encoding MFS transporter, with translation MKAGELRGILRGRDFRRLYATRLASQFTDGVFQVALAGYVFFSPEQRATAGEAAAAFAVTLLPYSVLGPFAGVFIDRWRRRQILVWAPVLRAALVLLVAALVATGRDGAGFFLGALLVLGVNRFFLAALSAGLPHVVRREELVLANAFSVTSGTVIAFVGGGVGALLRWAFGAGHAGTAAILAASAGLYLLAGTVATRFPRGKLGPPAGEPDTTGSARQALGSVVGGLRDGARHLARRPQAALALGTISFHRFLYGVVLIMTLLLCRYRFTGDADAGMALFTIVLGASGAGFFVGAVLTPPVVRRIGKDAWTAGLLATGAVGLFVLGLPFHEVAWTGAAFVLGVVSQGVKLCVDATLQETVDDRFRGRVFAVYDMLFNAVFALAAAVAASLLPADGRAPLALALVIVAYGAGTVVYRAMASRAPERVAVP, from the coding sequence GTGAAGGCTGGCGAGTTGCGGGGGATTCTCCGGGGACGAGACTTTCGGCGTCTCTACGCGACGCGGCTGGCCTCACAGTTCACCGACGGCGTCTTCCAGGTGGCGCTCGCCGGATACGTGTTCTTCTCCCCCGAGCAGCGCGCGACGGCCGGGGAGGCCGCGGCGGCGTTCGCGGTGACGCTGCTGCCGTACTCGGTGCTGGGCCCGTTCGCGGGCGTGTTCATCGACCGGTGGCGGCGGCGGCAGATCCTGGTGTGGGCGCCGGTGCTGCGGGCCGCGCTCGTCCTGCTGGTGGCGGCCCTGGTCGCGACCGGACGGGACGGCGCCGGGTTCTTCCTCGGGGCGCTGCTGGTGCTCGGCGTGAACCGGTTCTTCCTCGCGGCGCTGTCGGCGGGCCTGCCGCACGTGGTGCGGCGCGAGGAACTGGTGCTCGCGAACGCGTTCTCGGTGACGTCCGGGACGGTGATCGCGTTCGTCGGCGGCGGGGTCGGGGCCCTGCTGCGCTGGGCGTTCGGCGCGGGCCACGCGGGGACGGCGGCGATCCTGGCGGCGTCGGCGGGGCTGTACCTGCTGGCCGGGACGGTCGCGACGCGGTTCCCGCGCGGGAAGCTGGGGCCGCCGGCCGGTGAGCCGGACACCACGGGGTCGGCGCGGCAGGCGCTCGGGAGCGTGGTCGGCGGGCTGCGGGACGGGGCGCGGCATCTCGCGCGGCGCCCGCAGGCGGCGCTGGCGCTCGGGACGATCTCGTTCCACCGGTTCCTGTACGGCGTCGTGCTGATCATGACGTTGCTGCTGTGCCGGTACCGGTTCACGGGCGACGCCGACGCGGGGATGGCGCTGTTCACGATCGTGCTGGGCGCGTCCGGCGCCGGGTTCTTCGTCGGCGCGGTGCTCACCCCGCCGGTGGTGCGGCGGATCGGCAAGGACGCGTGGACGGCGGGGCTGCTGGCGACGGGCGCGGTGGGGCTGTTCGTGCTGGGGCTGCCGTTCCACGAGGTCGCGTGGACGGGCGCGGCGTTCGTCCTCGGGGTGGTGTCGCAGGGCGTGAAGCTGTGCGTGGACGCGACGCTGCAGGAGACGGTCGACGACCGGTTCCGCGGCCGGGTGTTCGCCGTCTACGACATGCTGTTCAACGCCGTGTTCGCACTGGCGGCGGCGGTCGCGGCGAGCCTGCTGCCGGCGGACGGGCGCGCGCCGCTCGCGCTCGCGCTGGTGATCGTCGCGTACGGGGCGGGGACGGTCGTGTACCGCGCGATGGCGTCGCGGGCACCCGAGCGCGTCGCCGTCCCCTAG
- a CDS encoding adenosylmethionine--8-amino-7-oxononanoate transaminase has protein sequence MLGFDREHIWHPYAPMPAPVPALPVVSASGVRLTLADGTELIDGMSSWWAAVHGYQVPELDAAVTRQLGKMAHVMFGGLTHPPAVRLAERLVDMTPEPLTKVFFADSGSVGVEVAIKMALQYWRSRGRPERHRLLTVRGGYHGDTFGDMAVCDPVNGMHHLFGDVLARHVFAPPPPLGYTAEPDQGYLDELARIAAEHAGELAGIIVEPVVQGAGGMRFYAPEYLRALRDIADEHGILLILDEIATGFGRTGELWGCDHAEVSPDIMCLGKALTGGYMTMAATLCTDRVAHGITSGEAGALMHGPTFMANPLAAAVASASIDLLRSRDWRDEVDTIEAILTSELEGADDLPGVADVRVLGAIGVVEAAEPVDVASVQEIAMSYGVWLRPFGKLVYTMPPYVCTPDETTHIAAALRAIAESFGEGEG, from the coding sequence ATGCTCGGCTTCGACCGCGAGCACATCTGGCACCCGTACGCGCCGATGCCCGCGCCCGTCCCGGCGCTGCCCGTCGTGTCGGCGTCCGGGGTGCGGCTGACCCTCGCCGACGGCACCGAGCTGATCGACGGCATGTCGTCGTGGTGGGCGGCCGTGCACGGATACCAGGTGCCCGAGCTGGACGCCGCCGTCACCCGGCAGCTCGGCAAGATGGCGCACGTCATGTTCGGCGGGCTCACCCACCCGCCCGCGGTGCGGCTCGCCGAGCGGCTCGTCGACATGACCCCCGAGCCGCTGACCAAGGTGTTCTTCGCCGACTCCGGCTCCGTCGGCGTCGAGGTCGCGATCAAGATGGCGCTGCAGTACTGGCGCTCGCGGGGACGGCCCGAACGGCACCGGCTGCTGACCGTCCGCGGCGGCTACCACGGCGACACGTTCGGCGACATGGCCGTCTGCGACCCGGTGAACGGCATGCACCACCTGTTCGGCGACGTCCTCGCCCGGCACGTGTTCGCGCCGCCGCCCCCGCTCGGCTACACCGCCGAACCCGACCAGGGCTACCTGGACGAGCTCGCGCGCATCGCCGCCGAGCACGCGGGCGAACTCGCCGGGATCATCGTCGAACCCGTCGTGCAGGGCGCGGGCGGGATGCGGTTCTACGCGCCCGAGTACCTGCGGGCCCTCCGCGACATCGCCGACGAACACGGCATCCTGCTCATCCTCGACGAGATCGCCACCGGCTTCGGCCGCACGGGCGAACTGTGGGGCTGCGACCACGCCGAGGTCTCCCCCGACATCATGTGCCTCGGCAAGGCCCTCACCGGCGGCTACATGACGATGGCCGCGACCCTCTGCACCGATCGCGTCGCGCACGGCATCACGTCCGGCGAGGCGGGCGCGCTCATGCACGGGCCCACGTTCATGGCGAACCCGCTCGCCGCCGCCGTCGCGTCCGCGTCCATCGACCTGCTGCGCTCGCGCGACTGGCGCGACGAGGTCGACACCATCGAGGCGATCCTCACCAGCGAACTCGAAGGCGCCGACGACCTGCCCGGCGTCGCGGACGTCCGCGTCCTCGGCGCGATCGGCGTCGTCGAAGCGGCCGAACCCGTCGACGTCGCGTCCGTCCAGGAGATCGCGATGTCGTACGGCGTGTGGCTCCGGCCCTTCGGCAAGCTCGTCTACACGATGCCCCCGTACGTGTGCACACCGGACGAGACGACGCACATCGCCGCCGCACTCCGCGCGATCGCCGAATCGTTCGGCGAAGGCGAAGGCTAG
- a CDS encoding CCA tRNA nucleotidyltransferase translates to MAVPNQVPNPDASSESRLPDDNANAQAGTSGRNGTPDPSRAQRTAIAELLRGIAPVADELGERFAAAGHELALVGGPVRDALLRRTTKDVDLTTDAPPQRILEIIDGWADAVWTIGIEFGTVGLRKNGTELEITTYRSESYDPKSRKPEVSYGTSLHEDLRRRDFAVNAMAARLPGHEFVDPFGGLTDLQRKVMRTPGRPEDSFSDDPLRMLRAARFASQLGFTVAPDVVRAMTDMAGRIEIVSAERVRDELSKLVCGRYPRQGLALLVETGLAAHVLPELPKLRLEIDEHHRHKDVYEHSLIVLEQAIAQEEDGPDLVLRLAALLHDIGKPKTRRFETGGRVSFHHHEVVGAKMTRKRLSALRYPKDVVADVSRLVELHLRFHGYGTGEWTDSAVRRYVRDAGPLLSRLHKLTRADCTTRNRRKADRLRRTYDDLETRIERLGEEEELAAIRPEIDGNEIQEILGITPGPLVGRAYKFLLELRLDRGVIGKDAARDELLAWARAEGIVDGSEEDGS, encoded by the coding sequence ATGGCCGTGCCCAATCAGGTGCCCAACCCAGACGCGAGCTCGGAGTCACGGTTGCCCGACGACAACGCGAACGCCCAGGCCGGGACGTCCGGCCGGAACGGGACGCCGGACCCCTCGCGGGCGCAGCGCACCGCGATCGCCGAGCTGCTGCGCGGGATCGCCCCCGTCGCCGACGAGCTCGGCGAGCGCTTCGCGGCCGCCGGCCACGAGCTGGCCCTGGTCGGCGGGCCCGTCCGCGACGCGCTGCTGCGCCGCACCACCAAGGACGTCGACCTCACCACCGACGCGCCGCCGCAGCGCATCCTGGAGATCATCGACGGCTGGGCGGACGCCGTCTGGACGATCGGCATCGAGTTCGGCACCGTCGGGCTGCGCAAGAACGGCACCGAGCTCGAGATCACCACCTATCGCAGCGAGTCCTACGACCCGAAGTCGCGCAAGCCCGAGGTGTCCTACGGGACGTCCCTGCACGAGGACCTGCGGCGCCGCGACTTCGCCGTGAACGCGATGGCGGCGCGGCTGCCCGGGCACGAGTTCGTCGACCCGTTCGGCGGCCTCACCGACCTGCAGCGGAAGGTCATGCGGACCCCCGGCCGGCCCGAGGACTCCTTCAGCGACGACCCGCTGCGGATGCTGCGCGCCGCCCGGTTCGCCTCGCAGCTCGGGTTCACCGTCGCGCCCGACGTCGTCCGCGCGATGACCGACATGGCGGGGCGGATCGAGATCGTCTCCGCCGAGCGGGTCCGCGACGAGCTGTCCAAGCTCGTCTGCGGCCGGTACCCGCGGCAGGGCCTGGCGCTGCTCGTCGAGACGGGCCTCGCCGCGCACGTCCTGCCCGAGCTGCCGAAGCTGCGCCTGGAGATCGACGAGCACCACCGGCACAAGGACGTCTACGAGCACTCGCTGATCGTGCTGGAGCAGGCCATCGCGCAGGAGGAGGACGGGCCCGACCTCGTGCTGCGGCTCGCCGCGCTGCTGCACGACATCGGCAAGCCGAAGACCCGGCGGTTCGAGACCGGCGGCCGGGTGTCGTTCCACCACCACGAGGTCGTCGGCGCGAAGATGACCCGCAAGCGGCTGTCCGCGCTGCGCTACCCGAAGGACGTCGTCGCCGACGTGTCCCGCCTGGTCGAGCTGCACCTGCGGTTCCACGGCTACGGCACCGGCGAGTGGACCGACTCGGCCGTCCGCCGGTACGTCCGCGACGCCGGCCCGCTGCTGTCCCGGCTGCACAAGCTGACCCGCGCCGACTGCACCACCCGCAACCGGCGCAAGGCCGACCGGCTCCGCCGCACCTACGACGACCTCGAGACGCGCATCGAGCGGCTCGGCGAGGAGGAGGAACTCGCCGCGATCCGCCCGGAGATCGACGGCAACGAGATCCAGGAGATCCTCGGCATCACGCCGGGGCCGCTCGTCGGCCGCGCCTACAAGTTCCTGCTGGAGCTGCGGCTCGACCGCGGCGTCATCGGCAAGGACGCCGCGCGGGACGAACTGCTCGCCTGGGCGCGCGCCGAGGGCATCGTCGACGGCTCCGAGGAGGACGGGTCGTGA
- a CDS encoding inositol-3-phosphate synthase, producing the protein MGSVRVAIVGVGNCASSLVQGVEFYKDAAPETRVPGLMHVQFGDYHVGDVEFVAAFDVDAKKVGMDLSEAIHASENNTYKFADVPPSGVIVQRGHTMDGLGEYYLDMVEESDAEPVDVVRALKDAEVDVLVSYLPVGSEDADRFYAQCAIDANVAFVNALPVFIASDPEWAEKFTKAGVPIVGDDIKSQVGATITHRVMAKLFEDRGVELLRTYQLNFGGNMDFMNMLERKRLQSKKISKTQSVTSQIPHEMAKADVHIGPSDHVPWLDDRKWAYVRLEGKSFGDTPLNLEYKLEVWDSPNSAGVIIDAVRAAKIAKDRGIGGPILSASSYFMKSPPVQYTDDEARDAVEQFIAGELDR; encoded by the coding sequence ATGGGTTCGGTGCGCGTAGCCATCGTGGGTGTGGGCAACTGCGCCTCTTCGCTCGTCCAGGGTGTCGAGTTCTACAAGGACGCGGCCCCCGAGACGCGGGTTCCCGGCCTGATGCACGTCCAGTTCGGCGACTACCACGTGGGTGACGTCGAGTTCGTGGCGGCGTTCGACGTGGACGCCAAGAAGGTCGGGATGGACCTGTCCGAGGCCATCCACGCGAGCGAGAACAACACGTACAAGTTCGCGGACGTCCCGCCGAGCGGCGTGATCGTGCAGCGTGGGCACACCATGGACGGCCTTGGCGAGTACTACCTCGACATGGTCGAGGAGTCGGACGCCGAGCCGGTCGACGTGGTGCGGGCGCTGAAGGACGCCGAGGTCGACGTGCTCGTGTCGTACCTGCCGGTGGGTTCGGAGGACGCCGACCGCTTCTACGCGCAGTGCGCGATCGACGCGAACGTCGCGTTCGTCAACGCGCTGCCGGTGTTCATCGCCAGCGACCCCGAGTGGGCCGAGAAGTTCACCAAGGCGGGCGTCCCGATCGTCGGCGACGACATCAAGTCGCAGGTCGGCGCGACCATCACGCACCGCGTCATGGCCAAGCTGTTCGAGGACCGCGGGGTCGAGCTGCTGCGCACCTACCAGCTCAACTTCGGCGGCAACATGGACTTCATGAACATGCTGGAGCGCAAGCGCCTCCAGTCGAAGAAGATCTCCAAGACGCAGTCGGTGACGTCGCAGATCCCGCACGAGATGGCGAAGGCGGACGTGCACATCGGCCCGTCCGACCACGTGCCGTGGCTGGACGACCGCAAGTGGGCGTACGTGCGGCTCGAGGGCAAGTCGTTCGGCGACACCCCCCTGAACCTCGAGTACAAGCTCGAAGTGTGGGACTCCCCCAACTCGGCCGGCGTCATCATCGACGCGGTGCGCGCCGCCAAGATCGCCAAGGACCGCGGGATCGGCGGCCCGATCCTGTCGGCCAGCTCCTACTTCATGAAGTCGCCGCCGGTGCAGTACACCGACGACGAGGCGCGCGACGCCGTCGAGCAGTTCATCGCGGGTGAGCTCGACCGCTGA